Proteins encoded within one genomic window of Streptomyces sp. NBC_00523:
- a CDS encoding EamA family transporter: MNHQTAAAEPAAAAAVAVPEVVAAPALGGPERPDGRRAALAPVALVVAGALSVQFGAAIAVLLMPRAGALGVVTLRLAAAALVLLVVCRPKLRGHSRADWGTVVAFGIAMGGMNTLFYQAADRIPLGAAVTLEVLGPLALSVIASRRLVNVVWAALALGGVVLLSGGGFDRLDPVGAAYALGAGVMWAAYIVFSARTGRRFPQADGLALAMVVAALLSLPLGIMDAGSKLLVPTTLGLGAAVALLSSVLPYTLELIALRRLPAPTFAILMSLEPAIAAMAGFLILHQALSLTDALAIALVIGASMGAVRSQVRGVAKR, encoded by the coding sequence GTGAACCACCAGACCGCCGCCGCAGAACCGGCCGCAGCCGCTGCCGTCGCCGTGCCGGAGGTGGTCGCCGCCCCGGCGCTCGGCGGTCCGGAGCGCCCCGACGGGCGGCGGGCCGCGCTCGCCCCGGTCGCGCTGGTGGTCGCGGGCGCGCTGTCCGTGCAGTTCGGCGCCGCCATCGCGGTGCTGCTGATGCCCCGGGCCGGGGCGCTCGGGGTCGTCACGCTGCGGCTGGCCGCCGCCGCGCTCGTCCTGCTCGTCGTCTGCCGGCCGAAGCTGCGCGGCCACTCGCGGGCCGACTGGGGCACCGTGGTCGCCTTCGGCATCGCCATGGGCGGCATGAACACGCTGTTCTACCAGGCCGCCGACCGCATTCCGCTCGGCGCCGCCGTCACCCTCGAAGTGCTCGGCCCGCTCGCCCTGTCCGTGATCGCCTCGCGCCGCCTGGTGAACGTCGTCTGGGCGGCCCTCGCCCTCGGCGGCGTCGTCCTGCTCAGCGGCGGCGGCTTCGACCGGCTCGACCCGGTCGGCGCCGCCTACGCGCTGGGGGCCGGGGTGATGTGGGCGGCGTACATCGTCTTCAGCGCCCGCACCGGCCGCCGCTTCCCGCAGGCCGACGGCCTCGCCCTGGCGATGGTGGTCGCCGCGCTCCTCTCGCTGCCCCTCGGCATCATGGACGCGGGCTCCAAGCTCCTCGTCCCCACGACGCTCGGGCTCGGCGCGGCCGTCGCGCTCCTCAGCTCCGTGCTCCCGTACACCCTGGAACTCATCGCGCTGCGCCGTCTGCCCGCGCCCACCTTCGCCATCCTGATGAGCCTGGAACCCGCGATCGCCGCCATGGCCGGATTCCTCATCCTCCACCAGGCCCTGTCCCTGACGGACGCCCTCGCCATCGCGCTGGTCATCGGGGCGAGCATGGGGGCGGTACGGAGTCAGGTGCGGGGGGTCGCGAAGCGGTGA
- a CDS encoding acetyl/propionyl/methylcrotonyl-CoA carboxylase subunit alpha, with translation MIKSLLVANRGEIACRIFRTCRALGIATVAVYSDADAGALHVREADTAVRLPGAAPADTYLRGDLVVAAALAAGADAVHPGYGFLSENADFAAAVQDAGLRWIGPPVKAIELMASKTRAKELMAAAGVPLLAPVDPAAATAEDLPLLLKAAAGGGGRGMRIVRELVDLPGELTAAGAEALSAFGDGEVFAEPYVERGRHVEVQVMADEHDGVWALGTRDCSLQRRHQKVIEEAPAPGLPDALRDRLHEAAVAAARAVGYRGAGTVEFLVASDGRPYFLEMNTRLQVEHPVTEEVFGLDLVALQLRIAEGEPLPAAEPPSPSGHAVEARLYAEDPARDWQPQTGALLSLRVPEVPGVRLDTGYTGGDTIGVHYDPMIAKVIARAPTRAEAVRLLAHALERARIHGPVTNRDLLVRSLRHPDFVAGRLDTGFYDRHLPELTAPGDEASARLAATAAAVVEAARNATSTTRGGFTRFGAWRNLPSQPQLRRYRSEPDGGEHEITYRPTRDGLSTGADGIRVVSAGRARVTLEHDGVTRHFDVFPDDGTVYVDTASGAYTFTALPRFTDPADRTEPGSLLAPMPGTVVRLADGLAEGAAVVAGQPLIWLEAMKMEHRILAPASGTLTALHAAPGLQVEVGALLAVVTESADPAEEHA, from the coding sequence GTGATCAAGAGTTTGCTCGTCGCCAACCGGGGCGAGATCGCCTGCCGGATCTTCCGCACCTGCCGGGCCCTCGGCATCGCCACCGTCGCCGTGTACTCGGACGCGGACGCCGGTGCGCTGCACGTCCGGGAGGCCGACACCGCCGTACGGCTGCCGGGCGCGGCCCCCGCCGATACGTATCTGCGCGGCGATCTCGTCGTGGCCGCCGCGCTCGCGGCCGGGGCGGACGCCGTGCACCCCGGCTACGGGTTCCTCTCCGAGAACGCGGACTTCGCCGCCGCCGTGCAGGACGCCGGGCTGCGGTGGATCGGGCCGCCCGTGAAGGCGATCGAGCTGATGGCGTCGAAGACCCGCGCCAAGGAGCTGATGGCCGCCGCCGGGGTGCCGCTCCTCGCGCCGGTCGACCCGGCCGCCGCGACCGCCGAGGACCTGCCGCTGCTGCTGAAGGCGGCGGCCGGCGGCGGCGGGCGGGGGATGCGGATCGTCCGTGAACTGGTGGACCTCCCGGGTGAGTTGACCGCCGCCGGGGCCGAGGCGCTGTCCGCGTTCGGGGACGGTGAGGTGTTCGCCGAGCCGTACGTGGAGCGCGGCCGGCACGTCGAGGTCCAGGTGATGGCGGACGAGCACGACGGGGTGTGGGCGCTGGGGACCCGGGACTGCTCGCTCCAGCGGCGGCACCAGAAGGTCATCGAGGAGGCGCCCGCGCCGGGCCTGCCGGACGCGCTGCGGGACCGGCTGCACGAGGCGGCGGTGGCGGCGGCCCGGGCCGTGGGCTACCGGGGGGCCGGGACCGTGGAGTTCCTGGTCGCCTCGGACGGGCGGCCGTACTTCCTGGAGATGAACACGCGGCTCCAGGTGGAGCACCCGGTGACCGAGGAGGTGTTCGGGCTCGACCTGGTCGCGCTCCAGCTCCGGATCGCGGAGGGCGAGCCGCTGCCCGCTGCCGAGCCCCCTTCGCCGTCCGGGCACGCCGTGGAGGCCCGGCTGTACGCGGAGGACCCGGCGCGAGACTGGCAGCCGCAGACCGGAGCACTGCTCTCGCTCCGGGTCCCGGAGGTGCCGGGGGTGCGGCTCGACACCGGGTACACCGGCGGCGACACGATCGGCGTGCACTACGACCCGATGATCGCCAAGGTGATCGCCCGGGCGCCGACCAGGGCCGAGGCGGTGCGGCTGCTCGCCCATGCGCTGGAGCGGGCACGCATCCACGGCCCGGTGACCAACCGGGACCTGCTCGTCCGGTCGTTGCGCCACCCGGACTTCGTGGCCGGGCGGCTGGACACGGGGTTCTACGACCGGCACCTGCCGGAGCTGACGGCTCCGGGCGATGAGGCGTCCGCCCGGCTCGCGGCCACCGCCGCCGCCGTGGTGGAGGCGGCCCGTAACGCCACCTCCACCACCAGGGGCGGCTTCACCCGCTTCGGCGCCTGGCGCAACCTCCCCTCACAGCCCCAGCTCCGGCGCTACCGCAGCGAACCGGACGGCGGCGAGCACGAGATCACGTACCGCCCGACCCGGGACGGCCTGAGCACCGGCGCCGACGGCATACGCGTCGTGTCGGCGGGCCGCGCCCGCGTCACCCTCGAACACGACGGCGTCACCCGGCACTTCGACGTCTTCCCGGACGACGGCACGGTCTACGTGGACACCGCCTCCGGCGCGTACACCTTCACCGCCCTGCCCCGCTTCACCGACCCGGCCGACCGCACCGAACCCGGCTCGCTGCTCGCGCCCATGCCCGGCACGGTGGTCCGCCTCGCGGACGGCCTCGCGGAGGGGGCCGCCGTGGTGGCCGGGCAGCCGCTGATCTGGCTGGAGGCGATGAAGATGGAGCACCGCATCCTCGCCCCCGCCTCCGGCACCCTCACCGCCCTGCACGCCGCGCCCGGCCTCCAGGTGGAGGTCGGCGCCCTGCTCGCCGTAGTCACGGAATCCGCAGACCCTGCTGAGGAGCACGCATGA
- a CDS encoding roadblock/LC7 domain-containing protein → MTATTDEKLNWLLEGLLERTPGARHALVLSRDGLKLCRTPELSVDQADQLAAISAGIQSLSHGASVEFGNGSGGVRSAMAEFYGGILFIVEAGAGAHLAVVAAESADVGLVGHNMSELVEQLGEHLVAPPREPVDTVAAARGTAV, encoded by the coding sequence ATGACCGCCACCACCGACGAGAAGCTCAACTGGCTGCTGGAGGGGCTCCTCGAACGGACCCCCGGCGCCCGGCACGCCCTCGTGCTGTCGAGGGACGGCCTCAAGCTGTGCCGTACGCCCGAACTCTCCGTCGACCAGGCCGACCAGCTCGCCGCGATCTCCGCCGGCATCCAGAGCCTGTCCCACGGCGCGTCCGTGGAATTCGGCAACGGCAGCGGCGGCGTCCGCTCCGCCATGGCCGAGTTCTACGGCGGCATCCTCTTCATCGTGGAGGCGGGTGCGGGCGCCCACCTCGCGGTCGTCGCCGCCGAGAGCGCCGACGTGGGCCTCGTCGGCCACAACATGAGCGAGCTGGTCGAGCAGCTGGGCGAGCACCTGGTCGCCCCGCCGCGCGAACCCGTCGACACGGTCGCCGCCGCCCGGGGCACGGCCGTATGA
- a CDS encoding acyclic terpene utilization AtuA family protein has product MTEPAPLAAEPPAPLRIGNASGFYGDRFDALREMLTGGPLDVLTGDYLAELTMLILGRSRLKDPARGYASTFLRQLEDGLGLARERGVRIVANAGGLNPAGLADAIRELAEKVGVPVRVAHVEGDNIPVPEGFLTANAYLGGAGIAACLRAGAEVVVTGRVTDAALVTGPAAAHFGWGPEDHDALAGAVVAGHVLECGTQATGGNYAFFRDHDIRRPGFPVAEIHADGSSVITKHHGTGGVVDLGTVTAQLLYETGGARYAGPDVTARLDTVRLTQEGPDRVAVSGVRGEAPPPTLKAGLTRLGGWRNEVVFVLTGLDIEAKAALVQGQFADAFARAGREPGEVRWELARTDRPDAATEETASALLRLVVRDPEQEPVGRALSGAAIELALGSYPGFHVTAPPGKGAPYGVFEARYVPAEDVEHVAVLPDGTRHFVKAPARTQPLRDVEQPDLPLPLEAGPTRRAPLGRVAGARSGDKGGDANVGVWVRDEDAWRWLAHELTVDRFRALLPETDGLTVVRHVLPNLRALNFTVHGLLGEGVAAQHRFDPQAKALGEWLRARHLEIPVTLLEVPA; this is encoded by the coding sequence ATGACGGAGCCCGCGCCCCTCGCAGCCGAGCCCCCCGCGCCCCTCCGGATAGGCAACGCCTCCGGCTTCTACGGCGACCGCTTCGACGCCCTGCGCGAGATGCTGACCGGCGGCCCGCTCGACGTCCTCACCGGGGACTATCTCGCCGAGCTGACGATGCTCATCCTCGGCCGCAGCCGCCTCAAGGACCCGGCGCGCGGCTACGCCTCCACGTTCCTGCGGCAGTTGGAGGACGGCCTCGGGCTGGCCCGCGAGCGCGGGGTGCGGATCGTCGCCAACGCGGGCGGCCTCAACCCGGCCGGGCTCGCCGACGCGATCCGGGAGCTGGCCGAAAAGGTCGGCGTGCCGGTGCGCGTCGCGCATGTGGAGGGCGACAACATCCCCGTACCGGAGGGCTTCCTCACGGCCAACGCGTACCTTGGTGGGGCAGGCATCGCGGCTTGCCTGCGGGCCGGTGCCGAGGTCGTCGTCACCGGCCGGGTGACGGACGCCGCCCTCGTCACCGGCCCAGCCGCCGCCCACTTCGGCTGGGGTCCCGAGGACCACGACGCACTCGCCGGGGCCGTCGTCGCCGGGCACGTCCTGGAGTGCGGTACGCAGGCCACGGGCGGCAACTACGCCTTCTTCCGCGACCACGACATCCGCCGCCCCGGCTTCCCGGTCGCGGAGATCCACGCGGACGGCAGCTCCGTCATCACCAAGCACCACGGCACCGGGGGCGTCGTGGACCTCGGCACGGTCACCGCGCAGCTCCTCTACGAGACCGGCGGCGCCCGGTACGCGGGCCCCGACGTCACCGCGCGCCTCGACACCGTACGGCTGACGCAGGAAGGGCCGGACCGGGTCGCGGTCTCCGGCGTACGCGGGGAGGCCCCGCCGCCCACGCTCAAGGCCGGGCTGACCCGGCTCGGCGGCTGGCGCAACGAGGTCGTCTTCGTGCTCACCGGTCTCGACATCGAGGCCAAGGCGGCGCTCGTCCAGGGCCAGTTCGCGGACGCCTTCGCGCGCGCCGGACGGGAGCCCGGGGAAGTCCGCTGGGAGCTGGCCCGTACGGACAGACCCGACGCCGCCACCGAGGAGACCGCGAGCGCCCTGCTCAGGCTGGTCGTCCGGGACCCCGAACAGGAGCCCGTGGGGCGGGCGTTGTCCGGCGCGGCGATCGAGCTGGCCCTGGGCAGCTACCCCGGCTTCCATGTCACCGCCCCGCCCGGGAAGGGCGCGCCGTACGGGGTGTTCGAGGCGCGGTACGTACCGGCGGAGGACGTGGAGCACGTGGCCGTACTGCCGGACGGGACGCGCCACTTCGTCAAAGCACCTGCGCGGACACAGCCGCTGCGGGACGTCGAACAGCCTGATCTGCCACTGCCGTTGGAGGCCGGGCCCACGCGCCGTGCCCCCCTCGGCCGCGTCGCCGGGGCCCGCAGCGGGGACAAGGGCGGGGACGCCAACGTCGGGGTGTGGGTCCGGGACGAGGACGCCTGGCGGTGGCTGGCGCACGAGCTGACCGTCGACCGCTTCCGCGCGCTCCTCCCGGAGACCGACGGGCTCACCGTCGTACGCCATGTCCTGCCCAACCTGCGGGCGTTGAACTTCACCGTGCACGGGCTGCTCGGCGAAGGCGTCGCCGCGCAGCACCGCTTCGACCCGCAGGCCAAGGCGCTGGGCGAGTGGCTGCGCGCCCGCCACCTGGAGATACCCGTGACCCTTCTGGAGGTGCCCGCATGA
- a CDS encoding helix-turn-helix domain-containing protein — MPCHGGRPRRPVRSALVRKVGELLRHWRHRRGVSQLDLALSAGVSPRHVSLVETGRSHPSADMVLRLAEHLDVPLRERNRLLLAAGFAPRYAERPLGHDALAAAREAVERVLRAHEPYPAVAFDRHWDIVRANRAVEPFFAGVAPELLRPPVNLVRLGLDPRGFAPLVVNLVDVRTLFRARVGRQLAAAPDARLAALYEELLAPGGEDEAEGASIAAGSEVVIPMILRLGGREVRMFSTITTFGTPMDITLDEIAIELYYPADEESAAYFGPAHRAPERSDPPNVG, encoded by the coding sequence ATGCCATGTCATGGCGGGCGGCCCCGGCGGCCGGTACGGTCGGCGCTCGTGCGGAAAGTCGGCGAACTCCTGCGGCACTGGCGCCACCGCCGGGGCGTCAGCCAGCTCGACCTCGCGCTCTCGGCCGGCGTCTCGCCCCGGCACGTCAGCCTCGTGGAGACCGGCAGGTCGCACCCCAGCGCCGACATGGTCCTCCGGCTGGCGGAGCACCTGGACGTCCCCCTGCGCGAGCGCAACCGGCTGCTCCTCGCGGCCGGCTTCGCGCCCCGGTACGCGGAACGCCCCCTGGGGCACGACGCGCTGGCGGCGGCCCGGGAGGCGGTCGAGCGGGTGCTCCGGGCGCACGAGCCGTATCCGGCGGTGGCCTTCGACCGCCACTGGGACATCGTGCGCGCCAACCGGGCCGTCGAGCCGTTCTTCGCGGGCGTCGCCCCCGAGCTGCTGCGCCCGCCGGTCAACCTCGTGCGCCTGGGCCTGGACCCCCGGGGATTCGCGCCCCTGGTGGTCAACCTCGTCGACGTGCGGACGCTGTTCCGGGCCCGCGTCGGCCGTCAGCTCGCCGCCGCCCCCGACGCCCGCCTCGCCGCCCTGTACGAGGAGCTGCTGGCGCCCGGCGGGGAGGACGAGGCGGAAGGCGCGTCGATCGCCGCCGGGTCCGAAGTCGTGATCCCGATGATCCTGAGGCTCGGCGGACGCGAGGTGCGGATGTTCTCGACCATCACCACCTTCGGCACCCCGATGGACATCACGCTGGACGAGATCGCGATCGAGCTGTACTACCCGGCGGACGAGGAGAGCGCGGCGTATTTCGGGCCCGCGCACCGCGCGCCCGAACGCTCCGATCCTCCCAACGTAGGCTGA
- a CDS encoding acyl-CoA carboxylase subunit beta gives MTVLPTGLDTASPDYAANRAAMLDKLAELEAAHAKALEGGGEKYVERHRGRGKLLARERIELLLDPDTPFLELSPLAAWGSEYAVGASLVTGIGVVEGVECLITANDPTVRGGASNPWTLKKALRANEIAFANRLPVISLVESGGADLPSQKEIFIPGGALFRDLTRLSAAGIPTVAVVFGNSTAGGAYVPGMSDHTVMIQERSKVFLGGPPLVKMATGEESDDESLGGAAMHARTSGLADHFAVDEPDALRQARRIVARLNWRKAHADPGPAEQPKYDEDELIGIVPGDLKVPFDPREVIARLVDGSDFDAFKPLYGTSLVTGWARLHGYPVGILANAQGVLFSEESQKAAQFIQLANQRDIPLLFLHNTTGYMVGKEYEQGGIIKHGAMMINAVSNSKVPHLSVLMGASYGAGHYGMCGRAYDPRFLFAWPGSKSAVMGPQQLAGVLSIVARASAAAKGRPYDDEADAALRAMVEQQIESESLPMFLSGRLYDDGVIDPRDTRTVLGLCLSAIHTAPVEGARGGFGVFRM, from the coding sequence ATGACCGTCCTGCCCACCGGGCTCGACACCGCGAGCCCCGACTACGCGGCCAACCGGGCCGCCATGCTCGACAAGCTGGCCGAGCTGGAGGCCGCGCACGCCAAGGCGCTGGAGGGCGGCGGCGAGAAGTACGTCGAGCGGCACCGGGGGCGCGGCAAGCTGCTGGCCCGCGAGCGCATCGAGCTGCTGCTCGACCCGGACACGCCCTTCCTGGAGCTGTCGCCGCTCGCGGCCTGGGGCAGCGAGTACGCGGTCGGCGCCTCGCTCGTCACCGGGATCGGGGTGGTGGAGGGCGTGGAGTGCCTGATCACCGCCAACGACCCGACCGTACGCGGCGGGGCGTCGAACCCGTGGACGCTGAAGAAGGCGCTGCGGGCCAACGAGATCGCCTTCGCGAACCGGCTGCCGGTCATCAGCCTGGTCGAGTCCGGGGGCGCGGACCTGCCGTCGCAGAAGGAGATCTTCATCCCCGGCGGCGCGCTCTTCCGCGACCTCACGCGGCTCTCCGCCGCCGGAATCCCCACCGTCGCCGTGGTCTTCGGCAACTCGACCGCCGGAGGCGCGTACGTCCCCGGGATGTCCGACCACACCGTGATGATCCAGGAACGCTCGAAGGTCTTCCTCGGCGGACCGCCCCTCGTGAAGATGGCGACCGGCGAGGAGAGCGACGACGAATCGCTCGGCGGCGCCGCGATGCACGCCCGCACGTCCGGGCTCGCCGACCACTTCGCCGTGGACGAGCCCGACGCGCTGCGCCAGGCCCGCCGCATCGTCGCCCGCCTCAACTGGCGCAAGGCGCACGCCGATCCGGGCCCCGCCGAGCAGCCCAAGTACGACGAGGACGAGCTCATCGGCATCGTGCCGGGCGACCTGAAGGTGCCGTTCGACCCGCGCGAGGTGATCGCCCGGCTGGTCGACGGCTCGGACTTCGACGCGTTCAAGCCGCTGTACGGGACGAGCCTGGTGACCGGCTGGGCGCGGCTGCACGGCTACCCGGTCGGCATTCTCGCCAACGCGCAGGGCGTGCTCTTCAGCGAGGAGTCGCAGAAGGCCGCCCAGTTCATCCAGCTCGCCAACCAGCGCGACATCCCGCTGCTCTTCCTGCACAACACCACCGGCTACATGGTCGGCAAGGAGTACGAGCAGGGCGGCATCATCAAGCACGGCGCGATGATGATCAACGCCGTCTCGAACTCGAAGGTCCCGCACCTCTCGGTCCTGATGGGCGCCTCCTACGGCGCCGGGCACTACGGCATGTGCGGCAGGGCGTACGACCCGCGCTTCCTCTTCGCCTGGCCCGGCAGCAAGTCCGCCGTCATGGGCCCGCAGCAGCTCGCCGGGGTGCTCTCCATCGTCGCCCGCGCCTCGGCCGCCGCGAAGGGACGCCCGTACGACGACGAGGCGGACGCCGCCCTGCGCGCGATGGTCGAGCAGCAGATCGAGTCCGAGTCCCTGCCGATGTTCCTGTCCGGGCGGCTGTACGACGACGGGGTCATCGACCCGCGCGACACCCGGACCGTCCTCGGCCTGTGCCTGTCCGCCATCCACACCGCACCGGTCGAGGGCGCCCGGGGCGGCTTCGGCGTCTTCCGGATGTGA
- a CDS encoding sensor histidine kinase, with product MRPSTRPTALALLVTVALSAALSVWATFAAPESARTAVAWGSGGAALLLVAAVTTAVHARAAVRRLRATHAAESGRFTAEVSRMVSASAADAQRFTAENARIKAAAAAETARAREEAEAGTARLTAENARLKARTARAETERSAALTACANAAGRMQALATSMLADLREMEHRHTAEDVLADLLHLDHRTAQAGRLADSIAVLTGARSGRRWAKPIVMESVLRGAMGRISGYQRVRLHSTSDVAVSGHAAEGVMHALAELLDNAANFSPPTAEVHVYVEEVPAGIVVTVEDSGLVMSDVQLRRAERAVSADDADLTGLTGTRLGLAVVGRLARKHGLTVSFRPSARGGTGALMMLPQEIVTRATTPRTTPEPAPAASAPAPAAAPAGTEPEPVHTLGTDPAARPSAPEPMRSDSASETTGNLPKFGESGLPKRSRGRTLAAAEARARATAPEPARETGAAEDAPDPKARAARFSSFRNAVRPDSPPPEDSSR from the coding sequence TTGCGCCCCTCTACCCGGCCGACCGCACTGGCCCTTCTGGTCACGGTGGCCCTCTCCGCAGCCCTGAGCGTGTGGGCGACCTTCGCCGCTCCCGAATCGGCCAGGACCGCGGTGGCCTGGGGCTCCGGCGGGGCCGCCCTGCTCCTCGTGGCCGCCGTCACCACCGCCGTCCACGCCCGGGCCGCCGTGCGCCGCCTCCGCGCGACGCACGCCGCCGAGAGCGGCCGGTTCACGGCGGAGGTCTCCCGCATGGTCTCGGCCTCCGCCGCCGACGCCCAGCGGTTCACCGCGGAGAACGCCCGCATCAAGGCGGCCGCCGCCGCGGAGACGGCGAGGGCCAGGGAGGAGGCCGAGGCCGGCACCGCCCGCCTCACCGCCGAGAACGCCCGGCTGAAGGCCCGCACCGCGCGCGCCGAGACCGAGCGCTCCGCCGCCCTCACCGCCTGCGCCAACGCGGCCGGCCGGATGCAGGCCCTGGCCACGAGCATGCTCGCCGACCTCCGCGAGATGGAGCACCGGCACACCGCCGAGGACGTCCTCGCCGACCTCCTCCACCTCGACCACCGCACCGCCCAGGCCGGCCGCCTCGCCGACTCCATCGCCGTGCTCACCGGCGCCCGCTCCGGACGGCGCTGGGCCAAGCCCATCGTCATGGAGTCCGTGCTGCGCGGCGCGATGGGCCGGATCAGCGGCTACCAGCGCGTCCGGCTCCACTCCACCAGCGACGTCGCCGTCTCCGGCCACGCCGCCGAGGGCGTCATGCACGCCCTCGCCGAGCTCCTCGACAACGCCGCGAACTTCTCGCCACCCACCGCCGAGGTCCATGTGTACGTGGAGGAGGTCCCGGCCGGGATCGTCGTCACCGTCGAGGACAGCGGCCTCGTCATGAGCGACGTGCAGCTGCGCCGGGCGGAGCGCGCCGTCTCCGCCGACGACGCCGACCTCACCGGCCTGACCGGCACCCGCCTCGGGCTCGCCGTCGTCGGCCGGCTGGCCCGCAAGCACGGGCTGACCGTCTCCTTCCGGCCCTCCGCGCGCGGCGGCACCGGCGCGCTGATGATGCTCCCGCAGGAGATCGTCACCCGCGCCACCACGCCCCGGACCACCCCGGAACCCGCGCCCGCCGCCTCCGCGCCCGCCCCGGCGGCCGCCCCCGCCGGGACCGAGCCCGAGCCCGTCCACACCCTGGGGACGGACCCCGCCGCCCGGCCTTCCGCCCCCGAGCCCATGCGCTCCGACTCCGCCTCGGAGACCACCGGCAACCTCCCGAAGTTCGGCGAGAGCGGCCTGCCCAAGCGCTCGCGCGGGCGCACCCTGGCCGCCGCCGAGGCCCGGGCCCGGGCCACCGCCCCCGAACCCGCCCGGGAGACCGGCGCGGCGGAGGACGCACCCGACCCCAAGGCGCGGGCGGCCCGCTTCAGCAGCTTCCGCAACGCCGTACGGCCCGACTCCCCACCCCCGGAGGACAGCTCCCGATGA
- a CDS encoding nuclear transport factor 2 family protein — MSDENRNIVRQALATLLETGSTEALAPLLSEGFTHHRPGGITSTKAEWLAAVEAAIAPTAGMEVGIDHLLADGDHVVVHSRRGLPDGGPEIVVVDLWRVEQGLIAEGWEVIEPVARAAANLSWWEPDAG; from the coding sequence ATGAGCGACGAGAACAGGAACATCGTGCGGCAGGCCCTGGCCACCCTGCTCGAAACCGGCAGCACCGAGGCGCTGGCCCCGCTCCTGAGCGAGGGCTTCACGCACCACCGGCCCGGCGGGATCACCTCCACCAAGGCGGAGTGGCTGGCGGCCGTGGAGGCGGCGATCGCCCCGACCGCCGGGATGGAGGTCGGGATCGATCACCTGCTGGCCGACGGCGACCACGTCGTGGTGCACTCCCGGCGCGGCCTTCCCGACGGCGGCCCGGAGATCGTGGTGGTGGACCTCTGGCGCGTCGAGCAGGGGCTGATCGCGGAGGGCTGGGAGGTCATCGAGCCGGTGGCGCGGGCGGCCGCGAACCTGTCGTGGTGGGAACCGGACGCGGGCTGA
- a CDS encoding TIGR03084 family metal-binding protein, translating into MSDASAVLDDLRSESLECDLLVAGASARQWAGETPAEGWTLAHQIAHLSWTDDVALISVTDPGRFGDEVAKAMEDPEGFVDRAAEEIVAAYPPDALLIRWREGRERLQEALRAAPAGAKFPWYGPPMSVASMATGRLMETWAHGQDIADALGVTRTPTARLRHVARIGVRARDYAYFVRGKQPPAEEFRVELTAPGGELITYGPEGAGQRVTGPLHDFCLLVTQRAHRDDLAVRAEGADADAWLSIAQAFAGPAGAGRAPKGER; encoded by the coding sequence GTGTCCGATGCCTCAGCCGTGCTGGATGATCTGCGCAGCGAGAGCCTGGAGTGCGACCTGCTCGTCGCCGGGGCGAGCGCGAGACAGTGGGCGGGGGAGACCCCGGCCGAGGGGTGGACCCTCGCCCACCAGATCGCGCACCTGAGCTGGACCGACGACGTCGCGCTGATCTCCGTCACCGACCCCGGACGCTTCGGGGACGAGGTGGCCAAGGCCATGGAGGACCCCGAGGGCTTCGTGGACCGGGCCGCCGAGGAGATCGTCGCCGCGTATCCGCCGGACGCGCTGCTCATCCGCTGGCGCGAGGGCCGCGAGCGCCTGCAGGAGGCCCTGCGCGCCGCGCCCGCCGGGGCGAAGTTCCCCTGGTACGGGCCGCCGATGAGCGTCGCCTCCATGGCGACCGGGCGGCTGATGGAGACCTGGGCCCACGGTCAGGACATCGCCGACGCCCTCGGGGTCACCCGCACCCCGACCGCCCGGCTGCGCCACGTGGCCCGCATCGGGGTCCGGGCCCGCGACTACGCCTACTTCGTACGGGGCAAGCAACCGCCCGCCGAGGAGTTCCGGGTGGAACTGACCGCGCCCGGCGGTGAGTTGATCACGTACGGCCCCGAGGGCGCCGGCCAGCGCGTCACCGGGCCGCTGCACGACTTCTGCCTGCTCGTCACGCAGCGCGCCCACCGCGACGACCTGGCGGTGCGCGCGGAGGGGGCCGACGCCGACGCCTGGCTGTCGATCGCGCAGGCGTTCGCGGGCCCCGCGGGGGCGGGGCGGGCGCCGAAGGGGGAGCGATGA
- a CDS encoding DinB family protein → MTERDDLLALMDDQRTNFLYTVAKIDDDQARTRTTVSELTLGGILKHLGSMHRIWLAVIDGTAPAKIEWSDLDPDNDRMTDSETLPELLETFRAMAGAFDRVVRQEPDLDRAIVLPAYPWSPPEPVRWTVRHVLWHIFRETAHHSGHADIVREALDGASTTAKMVGRE, encoded by the coding sequence ATGACGGAACGCGACGATCTTCTCGCGCTCATGGACGACCAGCGCACCAACTTCCTCTACACCGTCGCCAAGATCGACGACGACCAGGCGCGGACCCGTACGACGGTGAGTGAGCTGACCCTCGGCGGCATCCTCAAGCACCTCGGTTCGATGCACCGCATCTGGCTCGCCGTGATCGACGGCACCGCCCCGGCCAAGATCGAGTGGAGCGATCTCGATCCGGACAACGACCGGATGACCGACTCCGAAACCCTGCCGGAACTGCTGGAGACCTTCCGTGCGATGGCGGGCGCGTTCGACCGCGTGGTGCGGCAGGAACCCGATCTCGACCGCGCGATAGTGCTGCCCGCGTACCCCTGGTCCCCTCCCGAGCCGGTCCGCTGGACCGTCCGCCACGTCCTGTGGCACATCTTCCGCGAGACGGCCCACCACAGTGGTCACGCCGACATCGTCCGCGAGGCGCTGGACGGTGCGAGCACCACCGCGAAGATGGTGGGGAGGGAGTAG